The Streptomyces sp. NBC_01298 genome contains the following window.
GAGGGCCCCGGTGACGGCGCAGGCGTCGAACCGCGGGTCGGTCAGCGCGAGGCGCAAGGCGTGCACGTGTCCGACGAACTCCGCGTCCACCACGGCCACCCGCTGCTCGGCGGGTACGCGCGCCAGGGCGGCGGCGGTGTCCGCCGGGGTGGCCGCGGGGCGGACCTCGAAACCGAGTGAGCGCAGCTCGTCGGCGAGCGCTGATCCGGGCACCGGCAGGCCGGTAAGGATGACGGTCGGCAGACGAACTCACTCCTTGCACGCACACGGGTAACGGTCGCCGGGTGGGCCGGCGGCACGTCGGCAGAGGCTATCGGATGAACGGAAGCAGGGGTTCACCGCCTGTTTACGCTCCGATAAGCCGAAAATCATGGGCCTGTCGGTCCTGTGCCGATCATCATTGACGATCGGTGGGAGCGATCACAAACCCGCCTGCGCACCGCCGCTGTTAGGGTGGTCGCAGACGCGTGCGATTTCAGCAAGAGCGTCCCAATCGCCCGAATGTCACATGAGACATGAGACATGACGAAAGAAAGAGGTGGGGTTGATGACCGTCGCAGGCGTCGCCGCCCAGCGCAGCGCACTCCGGTACATCCCCCTCTCCTTCCGGGCGTCCGGCCGGGCCTGATCACACCGATCACCCGCGTCGGCCGGAGCCCCCTTTCAAGGGTTCACGTTGACCGACCACACCGGTAACACGAGCAACTCCCACACCAACGACTTCACCGCCGACTTCGGCACCCGGGGCGACCTCTTCTTCGAGGCGTTCCTGGAGCTGCACCGCGGCCTGCCCCGGCAGTCCCCCGGTTCCGAGGCGACCACCCGCCACCTGCTGTCCCTGTGCGGACCGCTGCCCGAGCGGCCGCGCGCCCTGGACCTGGGCTGCGGTCCCGGCCCCAGCGCCCTGCTGCTCGCCGCCGAGGCGGGCGGCCTCGGGGCCGACGTCACCGCCGTCGACCTCCAAGGCGGCTTCCTCGACGAGCTCCGCGCGGCCGCCGCGGCCCGCGGGCTCACCGATCGCGTCCGCGCCGTGCAGGCGGACATCGGCGACCTCGCCGACCGTCCGGACGGTTCCTTCGATCTCGTCTGGGCCGAGGGCTCGGCCTACAACATCGGCTTCGCCACCGCGCTCGCGCGGTGGAAGCGGCTGCTCGCCCCCGGCGGCACCCTGGTGCTGAGCGAGTGCGAATGGACCGTCGACGAACCCTCCGCCGGGGTCCGCGCCTTCTGGGACCCGCACTACGCGCTGCGCTCCACCGCCCGCAACCTGGCCGCGATCCAGGCCGCGGGCTACCAGGTGCTCGCGGTGCACCGGCAGCCCGATTCCGACTGGGCCGCCTACTACGGTCCGCTCGGCGAGCGGGCCGCCGCGGCTCCGGCACCCTCGGGTCACGAAGCCGCGGCCGCGCTGGGCTTCGTACGCGAGGAGATCGACGTACGGCAGCGGTACGGGCACGAGTACGGGTACACCGCCTACGTCCTGCGGCCGGTGACGGCCGGGGACGGCGGCGCCTGGCCCGTCCGTCCCGAGGCGGACGGGGACGCGGCCGCCGTGCACGCGGTGCACGCAGCGGCCTTCGGGACCCCGGCCGAAGCCGACCTCGTGGACGCGCTGCGCGCGGACGGCTCCTGGCTGCCCGGTCTGTCCTACGTGGCCGAGGGCCCGGACGGGTCGGTCGCGGCGCACGCCCTGCTGACCCGGTGCGAGGTGGACGGGGCGCCGGCGCTCGCGCTCGCCCCGGTGGCCGCCGCTCCCGCGCTCCAGCGCTCGGGCGCCGGCAGCGCGGTCGTACGGGCCCTGCTCGCGGCGGCCGCCGAGCGCGGGGAGCACCTCGTGCTCGTTCTCGGGCACCCCGAGTACTACACCCGCTTCGGGTTCGTGCCGGCTTCGCGCTTCGGCATCCGGGCGCCCTTCGAGGTGCCCGACGAGGCGATGATGGCGCTGGTGCTCGGCGATTCGGTGCCGGTTCCCGCGGGCACGATCAAGTACCCGGCTCCGTTCGGGGTTTGATGCCGGGGCCGGCCCGCGGCCGGACGAACTGACGGATCCGCACGCTCCGCCCCTCGCCGCATATCACGCGGCGGGGGGCGGACATGCGCAGATCACCGAAGTGGGGGCAATCCCCATTTGTACGGCAGACTGAAAGCCGAAGTCCGAAGCGAAGGATGGGTATGCCGACCACACCAGCCACCGCCGCGAACAGCGCGACCACCGGCACCGGCGCTCAAGAACCGATCATGCTCGAACTGGTCGACGAGTCCGGCAACACCATCGGTACGGCGGAGAAGCTCTCCGCCCACCAGGCCCCCGGTCAGCTGCACCGGGCGTTCTCGGTGTTCCTCTTCGACGAGCAGGGCCGGATGCTGCTCCAGCAGCGCGCCCTCGGGAAGTACCACTCCCCCGGCGTGTGGTCGAACACGTGTTGCGGTCACCCCTACCCCGGGGAGTCGCCGTTCGCGGCGGCGGCCCGGCGGACCCACGAGGAGCTGGGGCTGTCGCCCTCGCTGCTCGCGGAGGCGGGAACGGTCCGCTACAACCACCCGGACCCGGCGTCGGGGCTGGTGGAGCAGGAGTACAACCACCTGTTCGTGGGACTCGCGCAGCGATCGGTGCGGCCGGATCCGGAGGAGATCGCGGACACCGCCTTCGTGACCGCGGAGGAACTCGCGAAGCGGCACGCCGAGGTCCCGTTCTCGGCCTGGTTCATGACCGTGCTGGACGCGGCCCGGCCCGCGATCCGCGAGCTGACGGGCGACGCGGCGGGCTGGTAGCCGGCCGTCGGGCCGGTGGCCGTCGCCGGCGGTCGTCGCCGGTGGTCGTCGCCGGTGGCCTTCGGGCCCGGCCCGGCTCAGACCGCCGAGGTCGGGGTGGCCGCGGGAGTCGCGAGGGCCGTGGTGAGCGGCAGCGCCGCCCAGATCACCTTGCCGCCCGTGGAGGTGTGCTCCACGTCGCAGACCCCGCCGGCCTCCAGCGTGATCTCCCGGACCAGGAGGAGGCCCCGGCCGCCGGTCTGGCCGAAATCCGCCTCCAGCGCCTTGGGCCGGTACGGGTGGTTGTCCTCGACGGCCACCCGTACCCACTCCCGGCCGATGGCCACCTCCACCGCGACCTCCGGGGAGAGCACGGCCGCGTGGCGGACCGAGTTCGTCACCAGTTCGGAGACGATCAGCAGCAGGGAGTAGACCAGGTCTCCGTCGGCCGGCACCTCCTGGCGGCCGAGCAGGTCACGGACCGCCCGGCGGGCCTGCGGAACGGATTCTTCTACCGCGGGTGCCGTGAATCGCCACACTCCCTCGTACGAAAGGGGGGCGGCCGCGACCTCCGGCTCGTCCCCCTTGACTGGCGGGACGCTCCCGCTCACATCCATCTCCCGGCCCCCGTCTTCACGCTCGATCGTCTGCACACGTAAAGAGTGGGGACCGGACCGCTCCGGGCCGGACCACTGACCAGAAGTCAGCAGCATTCGGACACTTTCTGACCGCTGGCGTATGACAGAGTCAGTTGTTCGACCGTTCCTGATCTTCTGGCGGGTTCGTCTCGGCCGCCTGGCGCGTCTCCGGCGCGGCCACTCCCGCCCCCGCCGGCGTCAGCGGAACCTCGTCGTCCCTGACCAAGCCCAGGATGCGGCGCGCTCCCATGCCCACGGCGATCAGACTCAGGCCATCGAACAGCAGCGCGA
Protein-coding sequences here:
- a CDS encoding ATP-binding protein; this translates as MQTIEREDGGREMDVSGSVPPVKGDEPEVAAAPLSYEGVWRFTAPAVEESVPQARRAVRDLLGRQEVPADGDLVYSLLLIVSELVTNSVRHAAVLSPEVAVEVAIGREWVRVAVEDNHPYRPKALEADFGQTGGRGLLLVREITLEAGGVCDVEHTSTGGKVIWAALPLTTALATPAATPTSAV
- the idi gene encoding isopentenyl-diphosphate Delta-isomerase, with amino-acid sequence MPTTPATAANSATTGTGAQEPIMLELVDESGNTIGTAEKLSAHQAPGQLHRAFSVFLFDEQGRMLLQQRALGKYHSPGVWSNTCCGHPYPGESPFAAAARRTHEELGLSPSLLAEAGTVRYNHPDPASGLVEQEYNHLFVGLAQRSVRPDPEEIADTAFVTAEELAKRHAEVPFSAWFMTVLDAARPAIRELTGDAAGW
- a CDS encoding bifunctional class I SAM-dependent methyltransferase/N-acetyltransferase; translation: MELHRGLPRQSPGSEATTRHLLSLCGPLPERPRALDLGCGPGPSALLLAAEAGGLGADVTAVDLQGGFLDELRAAAAARGLTDRVRAVQADIGDLADRPDGSFDLVWAEGSAYNIGFATALARWKRLLAPGGTLVLSECEWTVDEPSAGVRAFWDPHYALRSTARNLAAIQAAGYQVLAVHRQPDSDWAAYYGPLGERAAAAPAPSGHEAAAALGFVREEIDVRQRYGHEYGYTAYVLRPVTAGDGGAWPVRPEADGDAAAVHAVHAAAFGTPAEADLVDALRADGSWLPGLSYVAEGPDGSVAAHALLTRCEVDGAPALALAPVAAAPALQRSGAGSAVVRALLAAAAERGEHLVLVLGHPEYYTRFGFVPASRFGIRAPFEVPDEAMMALVLGDSVPVPAGTIKYPAPFGV